Proteins from a single region of Drosophila biarmipes strain raj3 chromosome 3R, RU_DBia_V1.1, whole genome shotgun sequence:
- the LOC108032177 gene encoding uncharacterized protein LOC108032177 → MSSTLKTSQSGGMYVKTSEISGKEAASCYGGFMSPPLSANIAVGSRERDIFRVPAKVVETVGGNFASSELQFPDFSHLCFAAETPNSVFSDCHNYAGQDQQQDSDQDDIVCAAAGNTGMPYQQGQYTQLNREDIFRFEPEDIARLTGESELPGQLQLPQTPYTPYTPYTPYTPCSAQSSQYPVQPANDSINLDIDYFNYDEINCQSKNQSPCSSPHLDAWLNFNLGEIQAAGGAPSSGASPKLCNVFEEEEQRVKEEASPTKLPSMNSTFGTPKCIPMCASNYEDYANLYQGSAYASENYQNNMAQAIEKPNREHKAIWTIDELDELMLGEQQQFYQQQQQDLQHQEPEMQAQSCNFLADEFIKAEETQNLDSEDDENYNEEEDDLDNEVFALPAESDPKPDSTCCDHETDGAESEAIPLICRWTGCDEEFPHQQAFVEHIEKCHVDVRKGEDFSCFWLDCPRRYKPFNARYKLLIHMRVHSGEKPNKCPFPGCNKAFSRLENLKIHQRSHTGERPYGCQYKGCLKAFSNSSDRAKHQRTHYDTKPYACQLPGCTKRYTDPSSLRKHVKNHALRNANGQLRRKSAGGASAPPAGPRKAAKARRHSEGAGAPAPGDQRQHRSNSCSEALLRPENDRTTAAAGTANRSNCGTTGVAANNNSMNFNELSNCIVIIEHNQSGGAAAPAAVAATATATATYGGNMAPAPETEVLSGSNNNNSHNGHYNGHINQLSELEQLLTTAKPSGASSGNGISLANNNHNNQANGDGKCHLSEFVSFEYVTKYLADVYEPPAKSPQPAANFHLQPEFDSSFDMLDFPQFI, encoded by the exons ATGTCATCCACGCTGAAGACCAGCCAAAGTGGCGGCATGTACGTCAAGACGTCGGAGATCTCGGGCAAGGAGGCGGCCAGTTGCTACGGCGGCTTCATGTCGCCCCCGCTGAGTGCCAACATTGCGGTGGGCAGCAGGGAGCGGGACATTTTCCGGGTGCCGGCCAAGGTGGTGGAGACGGTGGGCGGAAACTTCGCCTCCAGTGAGCTGCAGTTTCCGGACTTCTCGCATCTCTGCTTTGCCGCCGAGACCCCGAACTCGGTGTTCAGCGACTGCCACAACTATGCCGGCCAGGACCAGCAGCAGGACTCGGATCAGGACGACATAGTCTGCGCGGCGGCGGGAAACACAGGCATGCCCTATCAGCAGGGCCAGTACACCCAGCTGAACCGCGAGGATATCTTTCGGTTCGAACCGGAGGATATAGCGCGGCTAACAGGGGAGTCGGAGCTGCCAGGTCAGCTCCAGCTCCCGCAGACCCCATATACTCCGTACACGCCCTACACACCCTACACGCCCTGCAGTGCCCAGAGCAGCCAGTATCCCGTGCAGCCGGCGAATGACTCCATTAACCTGGATATCGATTACTTTAATTATGACGAGATTAATTGCCAATCGAAAAACCAATCACCATGCTCATCACCGCACTTGGACGCCTGGCTGAACTTCAATCTCGGCGAGATTCAGGCGGCGGGTGGCGCCCCATCGAGTGGCGCCTCGCCCAAATTGTGCAATGTgttcgaggaggaggagcagcgggTCAAAGAGGAGGCCTCGCCCACGAAACTCCCGTCGATGAACTCCACCTTCGGCACCCCCAAATGCATTCCCATGTGCGCCAGCAACTACGAGGACTACGCGAATCTCTACCagggatcggcgtatgcctcCGAGAACTACCAGAACAACATGGCCCAGGCCATCGAGAAGCCCAATCGGGAGCACAAGGCCATCTGGACCATTGACGAGCTGGACGAGCTCATGCTCggggagcagcagcagttctaccagcagcagcagcaggatctGCAGCACCAGGAACCGGAAATGCAGGCCCAGAGCTGCAACTTCTTGGCGGATGAGTTCATCAAGGCCGAGGAGACCCAGAACCTGGACAGCGAGGACGATGAGAACTAcaacgaggaggaggatgacCTGGACAACGAGGTGTTTGCCCTGCCGGCGGAGAGTGATCCCAAGCCGGACTCCACCTGCTGCGATCACGAGACAGACGGAGCGGAGTCGGAAGCCATTCCCCTCATCTGCCGCTGGACGGGCTGCGACGAGGAGTTCCCGCACCAGCAGGCCTTCGTGGAGCACATCGAGAAGTGCCACGTGGACGTGCGCAAGGGAGAGGACTTCTCCTGCTTCTGGCTGGACTGCCCCAGGCGCTACAAGCCCTTCAACGCCCGCTACAAGCTGCTCATCCACATGCGGGTCCACAGCGGCGAGAAGCCCAACAAATGCCCG TTTCCCGGCTGCAATAAAGCATTCTCGcgtttggaaaatttgaaaattcatcAACGCTCGCACACGGGCGAGCGGCCTTATGGCTGCCAGTATAAAGGTTGCCTCAAAGCGTTCAGCAATAGCTCGGATCGGGCGAAACATCAAAGGACCCACTACGACACG AAACCGTATGCCTGCCAGCTGCCGGGGTGCACGAAGCGCTACACGGATCCCTCCAGCCTCCGCAAACATGTCAAGAACCACGCGCTGCGCAACGCCAACGGACAGCTGCGCCGCAAATCGGCCGGCGGCGCCTCCGCCCCGCCCGCCGGACCCAGGAAGGCGGCCAAGGCCCGCCGTCACTCCGAGGGGGCGGGGGCACCTGCTCCGGGGGATCAGCGCCAACACCGCAGCAATAGTTGCAGCGAGGCGTTGCTGCGGCCCGAGAACGACAGGacgacagcagcagcgggGACAGCCAACCGCAGCAACTGCGGCACCACCGGTGTTGCAGCTAATAACAATTCAATGAACTTTAATGAGTTGTCAAATTGCATTGTCATCATTGAGCACAATCAGAGTGgaggtgctgctgctcctgcagcGGTGGCGGCAACCGCAACGGCAACTGCAACATATGGCGGCAACATGGCGCCCgcaccggaaacggaagtgctTAGcgggagcaacaacaacaacagccacaacGGCCACTACAATGGGCATATTAATCAATTAAGCGAACTGGAGCAATTGCTGACGACGGCGAAGCCCTCGGGCGCGTCATCTGGTAATGGAATTAGCCTGGCCAACAATAACCATAATAACCAGGCCAACGGCGACGGCAAGTGCCACTTGAGCGAGTTTGTGTCCTTCGAGTACGTGACAAAATATCTGGCGGATGTCTACGAGCCGCCTGCGAAAAGCCCGCAGCCAGCGGCTAATTTCCATTTGCAGCCGGAGTTCGACAGCAGCTTCGACATGCTGGACTTTCCCCAATTCATTTAG